One genomic region from Rosa rugosa chromosome 1, drRosRugo1.1, whole genome shotgun sequence encodes:
- the LOC133723690 gene encoding WEB family protein At3g02930, chloroplastic has translation MQQHMEQPEEKDRKMKEQLHAVEVERDRALDELREMKKVAQEANMRLSEALSTHNQENIDSLKVELGKAKDLELKLAENVENAEAKTKVLVSESEERIQELQQKLTENAKTSESQMTALLSEREERIRELELKLAENVKTSDAQAEIKTSLSEREERIRELELKLAENTESSEAHRKALLSESAERIRKLEIKLAENVETNEAQLKTLFCHSEERIRELEMEIEKRRKSEARILDSLITQTNQLEQTKVLLEESNSEITSLQKKLEKWEEESVQSSELSTSHFQDSHDTNVSMGDDLESLRSQLQLTKENLVDSQKKEQLACLKVEKLLEEIRALKHELKLTAEAEENGKKAMDDLAIALKEVATEANQLKDSLQMTKAELEHSREQEQRLNVMLKTNEEDFKLMLDEVRKEAERYKNTAARLKIEHEESVMAWSGKETGFVDCIRKAEDDRHATQQENYRLHELLLETDNKAMLSKEENSKLRDILKQALNEANIAKEAAVIARAENSQLKDSLEEKEEALNFLIRENENYRVNEIAANENIKELKRLLIESSKKDCKKEEKEKPPLKDVKKESKDKTPTKESKKEAKESKPTKEDSDKEKEAGNILGKVFSFSLKELRISNSHDDVVHVVHDDDDDDDEIEIDEALKGSIFEVQSPGSANHHRRTSSAFTDYGEPLHPEDFDHLDHHLDGTHAENSRKKKALLRRFGDLIKRSTAYSYSKKEPSPDPKKELLQDAKKEPSQDLKKEPSLDSKKEPSQDTKKEALPE, from the coding sequence ATGCAGCAACATATGGAGCAACCTGAAGAGAAAGATCGCAAGATGAAAGAGCAATTACATGCAGTAGAGGTAGAAAGAGATCGAGCCCTTGATGAACTAAGAGAGATGAAAAAGGTGGCACAGGAGGCTAACATGCGTCTTAGTGAAGCATTGTCAACTCATAATCAGGAGAATATAGACTCGTTGAAAGTTGAACTTGGAAAGGCCAAAGATTTGGAGCTCAAACTGGCAGAGAATGTGGAAAACGCTGAGGCTAAGACGAAGGTTTTAGTGTCTGAGAGCGAGGAACGAATTCAAGAATTGCAGCAGAAACTGACAGAGAATGCAAAAACCTCAGAGTCTCAGATGACGGCTTTATTGTCcgaaagagaagaaagaattCGGGAGTTGGAGCTCAAACTGGCAGAGAATGTGAAAACCTCCGATGCTCAGGCTGAAATAAAGACTTCATTGTctgaaagagaagaaagaattCGGGAATTGGAGCTCAAACTGGCAGAGAACACGGAAAGCTCAGAGGCTCACAGGAAGGCTTTATTGTCCGAAAGTGCAGAAAGAATAAGGAAATTGGAGATCAAATTGGCAGAGAATGTTGAAACCAATGAGGCTCAGTTGAAAACTTTGTTTTGTCATAGTGAGGAAAGAATTCGGGAACTCGAGAtggaaatagaaaaaagaaggaAATCAGAAGCAAGAATCCTTGATTCGTTGATCACACAGACAAACCAACTGGAGCAAACCAAGGTTTTACTTGAAGAATCAAATTCTGAAATTACTTCTCTTCAAAAGAAATTGGAGAAATGGGAAGAGGAGTCGGTGCAGAGCAGTGAGCTTAGCACATCTCATTTTCAGGACAGCCATGATACTAATGTTTCCATGGGGGATGATTTAGAGAGTCTCAGGTCCCAGCTTCAGTTGACAAAGGAGAATCTGGTTGATTCTCAAAAGAAGGAGCAACTTGCGTGTTTGAAGGTTGAGAAATTACTTGAGGAGATACGTGCACTAAAACACGAGCTGAAGTTGACAGCCGAAGCTGAAGAAAACGGAAAGAAGGCAATGGATGACTTGGCTATTGCTCTTAAAGAAGTTGCCACGGAAGCCAATCAGTTGAAGGACTCACTGCAGATGACCAAAGCCGAGTTAGAGCACTCAAGGGAACAAGAACAGCGTTTGAATGTAATGCTAAAGACCAATGAGGAAGATTTTAAATTGATGTTGGATGAAGTAAGGAAAGAAGCTGAGAGGTACAAAAACACTGCTGCCAGGTTGAAAATAGAACACGAAGAGTCGGTTATGGCATGGAGTGGGAAGGAAACTGGCTTTGTTGACTGTATTAGAAAAGCAGAAGACGATAGACATGCTACACAGCAAGAGAACTATAGGTTGCATGAGTTGCTTCTCGAGACGGATAACAAGGCCATGTTGTCAAAGGAAGAAAATAGTAAATTGCGCGATATACTTAAACAGGCCTTGAATGAAGCAAATATTGCCAAAGAAGCTGCAGTCATTGCTCGAGCTGAAAATTCTCAGCTCAAAGATAGCCTGGAAGAAAAGGAGGAGGCCTTGAATTTTCTCATCCGAGAAAACGAAAATTATAGGGTGAATGAAATTGCTGCAAATGAAAACATTAAGGAGTTGAAGCGGTTGCTTATTGAATCGTCAAAGAAGGACTGcaagaaagaggaaaaagagaaaCCACCATTGAAGGATGTGAAAAAGGAGTCCAAGGATAAAACACCTACAAAGGAGTCGAAGAAGGAGGCTAAGGAGTCAAAGCCTACAAAGGAGGATAGTGATAAGGAGAAAGAGGCTGGAAACATACTTGGCAAAGTTTTCAGCTTCAGTCTCAAGGAGCTTAGAATCTCAAACTCACACGATGATGTTGTTCATGTTgttcatgatgatgatgatgatgatgatgagattGAAATAGACGAGGCTCTCAAAGGCTCGATCTTTGAGGTACAGTCTCCCGGCTCAGCTAATCATCACCGGAGAACTTCTTCTGCATTCACAGATTATGGAGAACCCCTCCATCCAGAGGATTTTGATCATCTAGACCATCATCTAGATGGGACTCACGCCGAGAACTCGAGAAAGAAGAAAGCCTTGCTAAGAAGATTTGGCGATCTTATAAAGAGAAGTACTGCTTATTCCTACTCTAAAAAGGAGCCATCACCGGATCCCAAAAAGGAACTATTGCAGGACGCAAAGAAGGAGCCTTCACAGGATCTCAAAAAGGAACCTTCACTGGATAGCAAGAAGGAACCCTCACAAGATACCAAGAAGGAAGCATTACCAGAATAG
- the LOC133723716 gene encoding lanC-like protein GCL1: MSSVVGYLASSSSSSPEGHDEGNNERLDFVRPTNSDLSLIPGETFLRAAVSLKDQVVKATWEGERSSGMGLDPTVYTGLLGTAFTCLRSYEATGNRQDLLLCAEIADKCAAVARVSARHVTFLCGRGGVYALGAVVANLVGDHQRRDLYLNLFLEVAQEKALSVGPEEGGFGMSYDLLYGRAGFLWAALFINKHLGQENVPSELLMPIVNAVLAGGRAGASDNPSCPLMYRWHGTRYLGAANGLAGILQVLLHFPLSEEDAEDVKGTLRYMMANRFPHSGNYPSSEGNPRDKFVQWSHGAAGMAITLCKASQVFPGDRDFRDAAIEAGEVVWKNGLLKKVGLADGVAGNAYAFLSLYRLTGESIYEERANAFASFLYHNARQLVTAGQTTHAAEHAYSLFQGLAGTACLWFDVHVLENSRFPGYEL, from the exons ATGTCGTCCGTGGTGGGATACTTAGCTTCGTCATCGTCGTCGTCCCCGGAAGGCCATGATGAAGGCAACAACGAACGGCTCGATTTCGTTCGTCCCACGAATTCCGACTTGTCACTAATTCCCGGCGAGACATTTCTCCGAGCAGCCGTGTCCCTCAAGGATCAG GTAGTGAAGGCCACGTGGGAAGGAGAGCGGAGCTCCGGGATGGGGTTGGATCCGACTGTGTATACGGGTCTGCTCGGCACGGCGTTCACGTGCCTGAGGTCGTACGAGGCCACCGGAAACCGACAGGACTTGCTACTGTGCGCCGAGATCGCCGACAAGTGCGCGGCCGTCGCACGTGTCTCCGCCAG GCACGTGACATTTTTGTGTGGTAGAGGAGGAGTTTACGCCCTTGGAGCTGTTGTGGCTAATTTGGTTGGGGACCATCAAAGACGTGACTTGTATTTGAACCTCTTCCTTGAG GTAGCACAAGAGAAGGCCCTATCTGTTGGGCCCGAGGAAGGTGGTTTTGGAATGTCATATGATCTTCTTTATGGGAGAGCTGGGTTTCTATGGGCAGCTTTGTTCATAAACAAGCACCTTGGACAAGAGAATGTGCCCAGTGAACTTCTGATGCCCATCGTCAATGCCGTGTTGGCTGGAGGAAGGGCAGGAGCATCTGATAACCCTTCATGCCCACTTATGTACAGATGGCATGGAACAAGGTACTTGGGCGCAGCAAATGGTCTGGCTGGAATTTTGCAAGTGCTACTTCACTTCCCTCTTTCAGAAGAGGATGCAGAAGATGTGAAAGGAACTCTTAGGTATATGATGGCTAATCGGTTTCCTCACAGTGGAAATTACCCCTCAAGCGAAGGAAACCCAAGAGATAAGTTTGTGCAGTGGTCTCATGGTGCAGCCGGTATGGCCATCACCTTGTGCAAGGCATCACAG GTTTTTCCAGGAGATAGGGACTTTCGTGATGCTGCAATAGAAGCTGGAGAAGTGGTGTGGAAGAATGGTTTGCTGAAGAAGGTAGGCCTTGCTGATGGTGTGGCTGGGAATGCCTATGCCTTTCTTTCTCTTTATCGTCTAACCGGAGAGAGCATATACGAAGAGAGAGCAAATGCATTTGCAAGCTTCTTGTATCATAATGCAAGACAACTTGTGACTGCGGGGCAGACTACACATGCAGCCGAACATGCCTATTCCCTTTTTCAAGGACTTGCTGGAACTGCTTGCCTCTGGTTTGACGTGCATGTTCTTGAAAACTCGAGGTTCCCAGGTTATGAACTGTAG